The Apium graveolens cultivar Ventura chromosome 3, ASM990537v1, whole genome shotgun sequence sequence tgggacagtttgactTGGAATACATACCCCGTACAGCAATTAAAGAACACGCCTTAGCTgatttcttgttggaatttgattctgCTGTTGATAGTAATGCTTTGGTAGTTATCCAGCCCCCTCATAATGAGGAATCTTTAGAAGAGTTCCCACTTCcctggtggatcttgcatgtAGATGGGGCAGTTAATAACGGAGGAGCAGGTGTGGGGATAGTACTCGTGTCTCCGGAAGGCCATCATCTGATGAGTGcaattcatttaaaattttatgcAACGAATAATGATGCAGAGTATGAAGCATTGATTAATGGCCTAAAGATCACTTTGGAAATGGGAGTGCAAAACCTAATTGCGAGGAGTGACTCGGAGCTGGTGGTAAATCAGGTGAATGGGGGTTTCAAGCTTGAGGACCGCGGACAAAATTGTACTTGAGGTGCATGCAACGCCTGATTGGAAAGTTCAAAGAGGTGAGGTTGGAATGTGTACCGCGGGAGAAGAACAGCAACGCAAATGCTTTGGCAAAAATGGGGTCGCAGCAGGAGGCTGTGTTGTTGGGAT is a genomic window containing:
- the LOC141714753 gene encoding uncharacterized protein LOC141714753, encoding MKQVQSLTGRITALNRFVSKSSDKCKKIFKAIKLAGKDFVWTPECEEAFRKIKEQLGNPPILSKLLDEESLILYLAVSEYSISVVLAHGIEVRTAHPLWQVLHKPESSGRRLKWAMELGQFDLEYIPRTAIKEHALADFLLEFDSAVDSNALVVIQPPHNEESLEEFPLPWWILHVDGAVNNGGAGVGIVLVSPEGHHLMSAIHLKFYATNNDAEYEALINGLKITLEMGVQNLIARSDSELVVNQVNGGFKLEDRGQNCT